Proteins encoded in a region of the Cyanobacteria bacterium QS_8_64_29 genome:
- the glpK gene encoding glycerol kinase produces MTAPQYVLALDLGTTGNRAIAFDANGTIAGQAYRALTPSYPHPGWMEHDPNEIWQASCALTQQLLQQLDASPAAIATLGLTVQRETCLLWDRITGEPLHPAIVWQDRRTAERCRELAQQGYAQLVRERTGLVLDAYFSASKLAWLLAWVGQHRPDIGADRLLAGTVDTWVLWKLTGGRTHATDPSNASRTLLMDLGARDWDDALLDLFGIPRRILPTIQASLGNFGRTDPAQFGAEIPITAVLGDQQASLFAHGCDRPGQAKCTHGTGSFLVAYAGSRPVPSRHQLLSTVAWTDATQAGAEAAHYALESSILTSGACLQWLQDGLGLIASAAETEELARQVPDTQGAYFVPALSGLGAPHWDMRARGAFIGLTGGVERAHLVRAVLEAIAYRVKEGIDAMNRDSATPISQLRADGGVTQNDWLMQFQADLLGIPVERPAVLELTAQGAAFAAGLASGFWHDYDALARQRAIARTFEPGEGSSARQAFARWCQARERAQNWTLD; encoded by the coding sequence GTGACTGCACCGCAATACGTCCTCGCGCTGGATCTGGGAACCACCGGCAACCGCGCGATCGCCTTTGATGCCAACGGCACCATTGCCGGGCAAGCCTACCGAGCGCTGACCCCCAGCTACCCACACCCCGGGTGGATGGAACATGACCCCAACGAGATTTGGCAGGCGAGCTGCGCCCTCACCCAGCAGCTGCTGCAGCAGCTCGATGCCTCGCCGGCGGCCATCGCCACCCTGGGGCTGACGGTGCAGCGCGAGACCTGCCTGCTGTGGGACCGCATCACCGGCGAGCCGCTGCACCCGGCCATCGTCTGGCAGGACCGGCGCACGGCCGAGCGCTGCCGCGAACTGGCGCAGCAGGGCTACGCCCAACTCGTGCGCGAGCGCACTGGGCTGGTGCTGGATGCCTACTTCTCGGCTAGCAAGCTGGCCTGGCTGCTGGCTTGGGTGGGGCAGCATCGTCCCGATATTGGGGCCGATCGCCTGCTGGCCGGCACGGTCGATACCTGGGTGCTGTGGAAGCTCACGGGCGGGCGCACCCACGCCACGGACCCCAGCAATGCCAGTCGCACCCTGCTGATGGATCTGGGCGCGCGGGATTGGGATGATGCCCTGCTGGATCTGTTCGGCATCCCGCGCCGCATCCTGCCCACCATCCAGGCCAGCCTGGGCAACTTCGGCCGCACCGATCCGGCTCAGTTCGGTGCCGAGATCCCCATCACGGCCGTTTTAGGAGACCAGCAAGCATCCCTATTCGCCCACGGCTGCGACCGGCCCGGGCAGGCCAAATGCACCCACGGCACGGGGAGTTTTCTGGTTGCCTACGCCGGCTCGCGCCCGGTGCCCTCGCGGCACCAGCTGCTATCGACCGTTGCCTGGACTGATGCCACCCAGGCGGGGGCGGAAGCCGCCCACTACGCGCTGGAGAGCTCGATCTTGACCTCGGGGGCCTGCCTGCAGTGGCTGCAGGACGGGCTTGGGCTGATCGCCTCGGCCGCCGAGACCGAGGAGCTGGCGCGGCAAGTGCCCGATACCCAGGGGGCTTACTTCGTCCCGGCCCTGAGCGGGTTGGGCGCCCCGCACTGGGACATGCGCGCGCGCGGGGCCTTTATTGGCCTGACGGGCGGCGTCGAGCGGGCTCACCTGGTTCGCGCCGTTTTGGAGGCGATCGCCTATCGGGTCAAAGAGGGCATCGATGCCATGAACCGCGATAGCGCTACCCCCATCTCGCAGCTGCGCGCGGACGGCGGCGTGACGCAAAACGATTGGCTGATGCAGTTCCAAGCTGACTTGCTGGGCATACCCGTGGAGCGCCCCGCCGTGCTGGAGCTCACCGCCCAGGGGGCTGCGTTTGCGGCTGGTTTGGCCAGCGGCTTTTGGCACGACTACGATGCGCTGGCCCGCCAGCGGGCGATCGCGCGCACCTTTGAGCCCGGCGAGGGCAGCTCGGCCCGGCAGGCGTTTGCGCGCTGGTGCCAGGCCCGCGAGCGCGCCCAGAACTGGACGCTGGACTAG
- a CDS encoding shikimate dehydrogenase, translating to MPEITGRTQLLGVMGDPVEHSLSPAMHNAALAELGLDWVYVPFPVQAERLEAALAGLAAIGVVGFNVTLPHKQRILPQLQELSDAARLVGAVNTVYRTEAGWGGTNTDVDGFVAPLWRQRQDWSQAAPLILGNGGAARAAVVGCARLGCRRIRVVGRDRAKLAQFQQSWQAAPLGATLETHPWDALPQLVPQTGLLVNTTPIGMAPHTDGVPLEPATLAQLPAGAMAYDLIYTPRPTRLLTLAQQQGAIALDGAEMLVQQGAAALSYWLQQPVPDGTMREVLLQRLER from the coding sequence ATGCCCGAAATTACCGGCCGAACCCAGCTGCTGGGCGTCATGGGCGACCCCGTCGAGCACTCGCTCTCGCCAGCCATGCACAACGCCGCGCTGGCCGAGCTGGGCCTCGATTGGGTTTACGTGCCGTTCCCAGTCCAAGCAGAGCGCCTGGAAGCCGCCCTTGCCGGCTTGGCCGCCATTGGGGTGGTGGGCTTTAATGTCACCCTGCCGCACAAGCAGCGCATCCTGCCGCAGCTGCAGGAGCTCTCCGACGCGGCGCGCCTGGTCGGGGCCGTCAACACGGTCTATCGCACTGAGGCCGGCTGGGGCGGCACCAACACCGACGTGGACGGTTTTGTGGCCCCCTTGTGGCGCCAGCGGCAAGATTGGTCGCAGGCCGCGCCGCTAATTTTGGGCAACGGCGGGGCAGCGCGCGCGGCAGTGGTGGGTTGCGCGCGCTTGGGCTGCCGCCGCATCCGCGTTGTCGGGCGCGATCGCGCCAAATTGGCGCAGTTCCAGCAAAGCTGGCAAGCGGCGCCGCTGGGGGCAACCCTCGAGACCCATCCCTGGGACGCGCTGCCGCAGCTCGTACCCCAGACCGGGCTGCTGGTCAACACAACCCCCATCGGCATGGCGCCCCATACCGATGGCGTGCCGCTCGAGCCCGCCACGCTCGCCCAGCTCCCGGCTGGGGCCATGGCCTACGACCTGATCTACACGCCGCGGCCGACGCGATTGCTAACCCTCGCCCAGCAACAGGGCGCGATCGCCCTCGACGGCGCGGAGATGCTGGTACAGCAGGGCGCCGCTGCCCTGAGCTACTGGCTGCAGCAACCCGTTCCCGATGGCACCATGCGCGAGGTTCTGTTGCAGCGCTTGGAGCGCTAG
- a CDS encoding RNA-binding protein, giving the protein MPPEARADAPQPGTGAPDYAGLLRFLLEPLLDSPDSLRLDCERTKGGQQAWIRLALKGSDRGRALGRGGRNVQAIETLLHAAAAAAGGTVRLEVYGTDRADDRGQNNGANA; this is encoded by the coding sequence ATGCCTCCTGAGGCTCGAGCCGACGCGCCGCAGCCTGGCACGGGTGCGCCCGACTATGCGGGGTTGCTGCGGTTTTTGCTGGAGCCGCTGCTGGATTCGCCCGATTCGTTGCGGCTGGATTGCGAGCGGACCAAAGGCGGCCAGCAAGCCTGGATCCGCTTGGCCCTCAAAGGTAGCGATCGCGGGCGAGCCCTGGGACGCGGCGGCCGCAACGTGCAAGCCATCGAGACCTTGCTGCACGCCGCGGCGGCGGCTGCTGGCGGGACCGTTCGGCTGGAGGTTTATGGGACTGACCGCGCCGACGATCGCGGCCAGAACAATGGGGCTAACGCCTAA